A genomic window from Sphingobacterium sp. BN32 includes:
- a CDS encoding translocation/assembly module TamB, producing MNKFGRIAIKTFLWIIGSIIALLLLVIFLVRLPAVQNYIVGKVTNYLENKIGTQVDIGHINITFPKKLVLENVFFADQSKDTLIAGEQLLVDINMFKLLKNTVEIEELELKGITAKINRKLPDSTFNFSYIVGAFATEKESTATADSTSALTFDIDKVLFERIKFVYKDDVIGTSADLYLNHFDTRIKTFDLTKNMTFNMPKINIDGLQARIKQWQVVSEEEAPDASDFGINDPSVEATSLLPNLATEVLGLKNIYIQYDDEASNINTKFTIKELIANVDQIDLNKELVKLKEVKLTDSESEVFLGKSAPKPESNSADSSSVNWIVSVDKIGIARTNVWFRDDNQPRMKGLDYFNLKLTDLAGAMDNVYYSADSISGNLANLAVKDHSGFELRQLKGDFVYTNTGAIVKDFLIETPNSIIRDNIKVSYPSLAAVSENPSNVTIEATLKKTQIDMRDIRYLAPDLEKEETMKPLMNKKFYIDGKVLGKLNDLRIPKVEFKTLNNTHLIASAHIKGLPDMNKMYLDLDIRKLTTSRADLNRLIAPSLLPDSIQLPRNISLVGTFKGGMRGFDTDLKLVTEQGNATVNGTLNMGRDTTYNAFVSVDNFNLGEFLKQDSVLGYIAAQAQVKGTGLNPKTMIADATGTLKRFDAMGYGYRDIDFDFTANRGDISANLHSPDPNVQLNASIQANMQGQYPRLYAEMMIDSINLKNLKLMDENLRYHGKIIADFETFDLDHLNGSLQIANSSIAYNDDRYVLDTVALTAQADTGRNILILSSEFLNAHLAGKYKLTELGASVQDIIRTYYNPSNNQTPLVYSPQQFEFSARLNNARIIREFFPALEELQDVTLDGTFNSEDKALMAKLLAPKVMYDGTEVENIGMDIITVDSTMYYNALIEHIKVSGVELRNTVLSGNVVENNVDLGLWIKDKEDKEQYHLGANMSVDANNYNFSLKEDGLMLNYEKWGINPNNLLTFGSAGIRANNFHLSKDGQEMIIQSKDSTLNSPIDLTFNNFRIETITRMLNSENLTLGGGINGTATVSRLEANPVFVSDLNIEKFFFGKDTIGNVMLKVNNIKENTYSADVRITENGNDVQLIADVIIPAEGDMQIDATLDLKPMTIKTIEAFSMGQLKGSQGDLSGTLKITGTTAAPRINGDLTFNDAIINASMLNSNMKIDNQKIYFNDQGITFRQFNLVDSRNNVARLNGSIRTSTYTDFVFNLNLTTDDFEVMNSTREDNDMFFGKMYITSNLRITGDLNKPRIDGNVKANDRTDFNFIVPNDDPGVTQRDGVVKFVDKSDTARANVFAKLDSMTTATTLSGYDIALNLSTDPDAKFKIILDEGTQDALNIQGIAEINTTIDANDKITMSGTFTVEDGNYTFSFGPISKDFRFQKGSTITWNGDPLDARLNITALYSGKFATLELVQNQIGAESQNLYKQRIPFNVKLILTGELFKPQINFDIDVDENNAVASQDVISKVNIALANIREDPAELNKQVFSLIALGRFMSSNPFESLSGGGAESLARSTVSSFLTSQLNNLASDLIKGVELDFNLNSEEDYLTGSAQTRTDLNVGISKMLFDDRLKITIGSNFEVEGNSRPGEKATNIAGDISLDYQLSKDGRYFARVYRKNQYQATLQGQFVETGIGFIINMSYDRFRELFMSSKAIAAYNTDSRGFRKRFDVERMDTDSVYRDSVRMVIRDSLMTHSPEYRKRIEREQQEELKKQQEQKDSTRNLPDTSKVTEPKKAAIKNEEEEGESNEK from the coding sequence TTGAATAAATTCGGCCGTATTGCAATCAAAACTTTCTTATGGATAATTGGTTCCATCATCGCTTTGCTATTACTGGTTATTTTCCTCGTCAGGTTACCCGCTGTACAAAACTATATTGTTGGCAAGGTCACGAACTACTTGGAAAATAAGATCGGTACGCAGGTAGATATCGGCCATATTAATATTACCTTTCCTAAAAAACTAGTCTTAGAAAATGTTTTTTTTGCAGATCAGTCTAAGGATACATTGATCGCCGGCGAGCAGCTGCTCGTGGATATCAACATGTTCAAATTACTGAAGAACACGGTAGAGATTGAAGAGCTTGAGTTGAAAGGGATTACCGCGAAAATCAATCGTAAACTACCAGACAGCACCTTCAACTTCAGTTATATCGTCGGAGCTTTTGCGACGGAAAAAGAAAGTACAGCAACAGCGGATTCCACATCCGCATTAACTTTCGATATCGATAAGGTACTGTTTGAACGGATTAAATTTGTATACAAAGATGATGTGATTGGCACATCAGCCGATCTTTATCTTAACCATTTCGATACTCGCATTAAAACATTTGACCTCACCAAGAATATGACATTCAACATGCCGAAGATCAATATCGACGGTTTGCAGGCGAGGATTAAGCAATGGCAGGTTGTTTCGGAAGAGGAAGCTCCAGATGCCTCCGACTTTGGGATCAATGACCCCAGTGTGGAAGCAACTTCGCTTTTGCCAAATCTGGCGACGGAAGTACTTGGCCTGAAGAATATTTATATACAGTACGATGACGAGGCATCGAACATCAACACCAAGTTTACCATCAAAGAACTGATCGCGAACGTAGATCAGATTGATCTAAACAAAGAGTTGGTCAAACTGAAAGAGGTAAAATTAACAGACTCCGAATCAGAGGTATTTCTTGGGAAATCGGCTCCGAAACCAGAATCTAATAGTGCTGACAGCAGTTCTGTCAACTGGATTGTATCAGTTGACAAAATTGGCATCGCCAGAACAAACGTTTGGTTTAGAGATGATAACCAACCGAGAATGAAGGGACTGGATTACTTTAACTTGAAGTTGACCGACCTTGCCGGTGCGATGGATAATGTCTACTATTCTGCTGATTCCATTTCCGGAAATTTAGCAAATCTTGCTGTAAAGGATCATTCAGGATTTGAACTAAGGCAATTGAAAGGTGATTTCGTTTATACAAACACCGGGGCAATCGTTAAAGATTTCTTGATCGAAACACCGAATTCCATCATCCGAGATAACATCAAAGTCTCTTACCCTTCATTAGCGGCTGTTTCGGAAAACCCGAGCAATGTTACTATTGAAGCGACCCTGAAGAAGACGCAAATCGATATGCGCGATATCCGCTATTTGGCTCCTGACCTCGAGAAAGAGGAAACCATGAAGCCTTTGATGAACAAGAAATTCTATATCGATGGAAAAGTATTAGGCAAACTGAACGATTTGAGAATTCCAAAAGTCGAATTTAAAACCTTGAATAACACGCATCTTATCGCCTCAGCGCATATCAAAGGACTTCCCGATATGAACAAGATGTATCTGGATCTGGATATACGGAAATTGACGACTAGCCGTGCCGACCTGAACCGACTGATTGCCCCTTCCCTATTGCCCGACAGTATACAATTGCCGAGGAATATTAGTTTGGTTGGTACGTTCAAAGGTGGAATGCGTGGCTTTGACACTGATTTAAAGTTAGTTACAGAACAGGGAAATGCTACAGTCAATGGAACCCTGAACATGGGTAGAGATACGACTTACAATGCTTTTGTATCGGTAGATAATTTCAATTTGGGTGAGTTCTTAAAGCAAGATTCCGTTTTAGGTTATATTGCTGCCCAGGCGCAGGTGAAGGGAACTGGCTTGAATCCTAAGACGATGATTGCTGATGCGACCGGAACCTTAAAGCGTTTCGATGCAATGGGCTATGGATACCGGGATATTGATTTTGACTTTACCGCAAATCGCGGGGATATATCGGCTAATTTACACAGTCCTGACCCGAACGTTCAACTAAATGCGAGCATTCAGGCAAATATGCAAGGCCAATATCCTAGGCTTTACGCCGAGATGATGATCGATAGCATCAACCTCAAGAACCTGAAGTTGATGGATGAAAACCTACGTTATCACGGAAAAATCATCGCCGACTTCGAGACATTTGACTTAGATCATTTAAATGGTTCCTTACAGATCGCCAATTCGTCTATCGCCTATAATGATGATCGCTATGTGTTGGATACCGTAGCGTTAACCGCTCAGGCTGATACGGGTAGAAATATTCTGATTTTAAGTTCCGAGTTCTTGAATGCGCATCTTGCTGGTAAGTATAAGTTGACGGAGTTAGGCGCATCGGTCCAGGATATCATCAGAACCTATTACAATCCTTCCAATAATCAAACTCCGCTTGTCTACTCGCCACAGCAATTTGAATTTAGTGCTCGCTTGAACAATGCGCGGATTATCCGAGAATTTTTCCCGGCATTAGAGGAGTTACAAGATGTAACCTTAGACGGAACATTTAATAGCGAGGATAAAGCCTTGATGGCAAAACTGCTCGCTCCTAAAGTGATGTACGATGGTACGGAGGTGGAGAATATCGGTATGGATATTATTACCGTCGACAGCACAATGTACTATAATGCCTTGATTGAACATATCAAAGTTAGTGGTGTAGAGTTGCGCAATACGGTACTGAGTGGGAATGTCGTAGAAAACAATGTTGACCTAGGTCTTTGGATAAAAGATAAAGAAGATAAAGAACAGTACCATTTGGGTGCTAATATGTCGGTGGATGCCAATAATTACAATTTCTCGTTAAAAGAAGACGGCTTGATGCTGAACTATGAGAAATGGGGCATCAATCCGAACAACTTATTGACCTTCGGAAGCGCAGGCATTCGAGCGAATAATTTCCATCTTTCTAAAGATGGTCAGGAGATGATTATTCAATCGAAAGACTCGACACTGAATTCCCCTATCGATTTAACCTTTAATAACTTCCGTATTGAAACCATTACGCGGATGTTGAATTCGGAAAACCTGACATTAGGCGGTGGGATCAACGGTACAGCAACGGTTTCACGGTTGGAAGCAAATCCTGTTTTCGTATCCGACTTGAATATTGAAAAGTTCTTCTTCGGAAAAGATACGATTGGTAATGTGATGCTGAAGGTAAATAACATCAAAGAGAACACTTACTCCGCGGACGTTCGAATTACGGAGAATGGAAATGATGTTCAATTGATTGCTGATGTCATCATCCCTGCGGAAGGCGATATGCAAATCGATGCCACCTTGGATCTTAAACCAATGACCATCAAAACGATTGAAGCCTTCAGTATGGGGCAGCTTAAGGGATCACAAGGCGACTTGTCAGGAACTTTGAAAATAACCGGTACGACGGCTGCACCGCGAATAAATGGTGATTTGACCTTCAACGACGCGATTATTAATGCCTCGATGTTGAACTCTAACATGAAGATTGATAATCAGAAGATTTACTTTAACGATCAGGGCATTACTTTCCGTCAATTTAACTTAGTAGATTCGAGAAACAATGTTGCTCGTTTGAATGGATCGATCAGAACATCCACTTATACGGACTTTGTGTTTAATTTGAACCTGACAACCGATGATTTCGAAGTCATGAATTCGACGCGTGAAGACAACGATATGTTTTTCGGAAAAATGTACATCACATCGAATCTGCGTATCACTGGAGACTTAAATAAGCCTAGGATCGACGGTAATGTGAAGGCTAATGATCGTACGGATTTTAACTTTATCGTACCGAATGACGATCCTGGAGTAACGCAGCGTGATGGAGTGGTTAAGTTCGTGGATAAGAGCGACACGGCCCGTGCTAACGTATTTGCTAAGCTGGACTCCATGACGACGGCAACTACCCTATCGGGCTATGACATTGCATTGAACTTAAGTACCGATCCGGACGCTAAGTTCAAAATTATCCTCGATGAAGGAACACAGGATGCATTGAATATTCAAGGTATCGCTGAGATCAATACCACTATTGATGCCAACGATAAGATTACAATGTCTGGAACTTTCACGGTAGAAGATGGTAATTATACTTTTTCATTCGGCCCGATATCGAAAGACTTTAGGTTCCAGAAAGGTAGTACCATCACATGGAATGGCGATCCACTTGATGCCCGACTGAATATCACAGCCCTTTATTCTGGCAAATTCGCGACATTAGAGCTAGTTCAAAATCAAATTGGCGCAGAGAGTCAGAATCTTTATAAACAACGTATTCCTTTTAACGTGAAGTTGATCTTGACGGGTGAATTGTTCAAGCCACAAATCAACTTTGATATCGATGTGGATGAAAATAATGCAGTAGCTTCACAAGATGTCATCAGCAAGGTAAATATTGCCTTAGCCAACATACGTGAAGATCCAGCAGAGCTTAACAAGCAGGTTTTCTCGCTGATTGCGCTAGGTCGCTTTATGTCTAGTAATCCATTTGAGAGTTTATCGGGAGGTGGCGCGGAATCATTAGCCAGAAGTACCGTGAGTTCTTTCTTAACGAGTCAATTGAATAATCTAGCATCCGATCTGATTAAAGGGGTGGAATTAGATTTCAACTTAAATTCGGAGGAAGACTACTTGACAGGGTCCGCGCAAACGCGTACGGATTTGAATGTCGGTATCTCGAAAATGTTATTTGATGATCGATTGAAGATTACGATTGGCTCAAACTTCGAGGTGGAAGGAAACTCTAGACCAGGAGAAAAAGCAACCAATATTGCGGGTGATATCTCTCTTGATTATCAGTTATCGAAAGACGGTCGCTATTTTGCGCGCGTGTATCGTAAGAATCAATATCAGGCTACCCTACAAGGGCAATTTGTTGAAACCGGTATCGGTTTTATCATCAACATGAGCTATGACAGATTTAGAGAATTGTTTATGAGCTCGAAAGCGATTGCGGCTTACAATACGGACAGCCGAGGATTTAGAAAACGATTTGACGTTGAACGTATGGATACGGATTCAGTTTATCGTGATAGTGTTCGTATGGTTATTCGCGATAGTTTAATGACGCACAGCCCTGAATACAGAAAACGCATCGAGCGCGAACAACAAGAGGAATTGAAAAAACAACAAGAACAAAAAGACAGCACGAGGAATTTGCCTGATACCAGCAAAGTAACCGAGCCGAAGAAAGCTGCGATAAAAAATGAAGAAGAGGAAGGGGAATCCAATGAGAAATAA
- a CDS encoding Dabb family protein: MQRKTFIGSLLVGAAATSVLNSCAEPKTNHTNMDTSLSKETIVHSVYFWLKEGITAEEEKDFLNFFATLAKIEGIKELKYGKPAPTTPRPVVDNSFSYLLLVTFNNMDEINVYETHPEHLAAIEIYKKYWTKVEVRDAILM; the protein is encoded by the coding sequence ATGCAAAGGAAAACATTTATCGGAAGCCTCCTCGTGGGTGCGGCAGCAACATCCGTTTTGAACAGCTGTGCAGAACCTAAAACTAATCATACAAATATGGATACATCTCTATCAAAAGAAACGATTGTACACTCGGTGTATTTTTGGCTGAAAGAAGGCATCACAGCGGAAGAGGAAAAGGATTTCCTGAATTTCTTTGCGACGCTCGCGAAGATTGAAGGTATCAAAGAATTAAAGTATGGCAAGCCCGCCCCGACAACCCCACGCCCTGTTGTCGACAATTCCTTTTCTTATCTCCTCTTGGTTACCTTCAACAATATGGACGAAATAAATGTGTACGAGACCCATCCGGAGCACCTCGCCGCAATCGAAATCTACAAAAAATACTGGACGAAGGTAGAAGTACGAGATGCGATTCTGATGTAA
- a CDS encoding sulfite exporter TauE/SafE family protein, with protein sequence MEILGFIAAIGIGLVLGLIGAGGSILTVPVMVYLFAIDPYLATTYSLFIVGVSSLAGIIPYTLKKQVDFRTSIFFGIPSILGVFIARRYLHPIIPNDIIEINGWMLNKDMLLMLLFAVLMVFAAINMIWKKEKSDHIDPTNNRIGKVIFQGLLIGLLVGLVGAGGGFLIIPALIIFHKLSVKTAIGSSLLIIALNSLFGFVSSNNIEEIHWPLLLEITAIALGGMLLGSWISQKVDGAKLKPFFGYFVLFMAMMILFQELK encoded by the coding sequence ATGGAAATATTAGGATTTATAGCAGCGATAGGTATCGGATTGGTATTGGGGTTGATTGGCGCCGGTGGTAGTATCTTAACTGTCCCGGTTATGGTATATCTGTTTGCCATCGATCCTTATTTGGCAACAACCTACTCCCTATTTATCGTCGGAGTTAGCAGCTTGGCAGGTATTATACCATATACTTTGAAAAAACAAGTGGACTTTAGAACGTCTATATTCTTCGGAATCCCTTCCATTCTCGGCGTTTTTATCGCGAGGCGTTATTTACATCCTATTATACCGAATGATATTATCGAAATTAATGGCTGGATGCTAAATAAAGACATGCTCCTGATGTTACTTTTTGCAGTTCTGATGGTTTTCGCTGCCATCAATATGATTTGGAAAAAAGAAAAATCAGACCACATCGATCCAACAAATAATCGAATCGGAAAAGTCATCTTTCAAGGCTTATTGATTGGACTATTAGTAGGACTCGTTGGCGCCGGCGGCGGATTTTTAATTATACCTGCATTAATTATCTTCCATAAATTATCGGTAAAGACTGCCATCGGTTCTTCCCTATTGATCATTGCACTGAACTCACTTTTTGGTTTCGTCAGCAGCAACAATATAGAGGAGATACACTGGCCGCTATTGCTCGAAATAACAGCAATCGCACTTGGCGGCATGCTGCTCGGAAGTTGGATCAGCCAAAAGGTCGACGGTGCTAAGCTTAAACCCTTCTTCGGTTACTTTGTCCTGTTCATGGCAATGATGATACTTTTTCAGGAGTTGAAATAG
- a CDS encoding YeeE/YedE family protein: MELILGPWPWYVGGSLVALIMLALIYLGKSFGFSSNFRNICSALGAGKSCSFFDFNWKAQGWNLLFLAGSIIGGYVAAHYLSDNQIPAISEDSIAQLKAMGFESAGAAYSPSEIFELMSVKNVLILAIGGLLIGFGTRYAGGCTSGHAISGLSDLQWPSLVAVIGFFIGGLVMVHVLFPLIF, translated from the coding sequence ATGGAATTAATTTTAGGACCCTGGCCCTGGTATGTGGGTGGATCTCTTGTCGCGCTAATCATGCTGGCATTAATTTATTTAGGTAAAAGCTTTGGATTTTCATCGAACTTCAGAAATATCTGCTCGGCGCTGGGCGCTGGAAAGTCCTGCAGCTTTTTCGACTTCAATTGGAAGGCGCAAGGTTGGAACCTTCTGTTCCTCGCGGGCTCTATTATAGGGGGATATGTTGCGGCTCATTATCTTTCCGATAATCAGATTCCGGCAATTTCTGAAGATAGCATCGCCCAATTAAAGGCGATGGGATTTGAATCTGCCGGAGCGGCGTACTCACCTTCGGAGATCTTTGAGCTAATGAGTGTTAAGAACGTTCTTATTTTAGCAATTGGCGGACTATTGATCGGTTTCGGAACACGTTATGCCGGCGGCTGTACATCCGGACACGCAATTTCGGGTTTGAGTGATTTGCAATGGCCATCCTTAGTCGCGGTCATCGGATTTTTTATTGGCGGACTGGTTATGGTTCATGTATTATTCCCCTTAATCTTCTAA
- a CDS encoding DUF4342 domain-containing protein, producing the protein MSIKETFTITGENLLKRVKELIAEGNVTKISISDKSGKEIMSFPVTLGVIGVVLAPIFAAVGALAALLTECKITVERSEKPTEAEKEAAPEQHEGPRDIEVH; encoded by the coding sequence ATGTCAATCAAAGAAACATTCACTATTACAGGTGAGAACTTATTAAAAAGAGTTAAAGAATTAATTGCAGAAGGTAATGTTACAAAGATCAGCATTTCCGACAAGTCAGGAAAAGAAATCATGAGCTTCCCTGTGACTCTAGGCGTTATCGGTGTGGTATTAGCACCTATATTCGCTGCCGTAGGTGCACTAGCAGCATTACTAACGGAGTGTAAAATCACAGTAGAACGTTCGGAGAAACCAACAGAAGCTGAAAAAGAAGCTGCCCCCGAGCAGCATGAAGGTCCAAGAGACATTGAAGTACATTAA
- a CDS encoding BamA/TamA family outer membrane protein, with translation MKKRKGNPMRNKLILPCFLGLLLSSCNPTKYVAENEKLYKEGDVVIHHDSISDERREGFETFLESSLMPKPNKKFAGIYFKLGMWNMGGGPDSTNNFVRKWLKRNGEEPVLLSDVNREYNQNLLRGKMENLGFFQARVTSDTLIDGKFATVRYDAFPGKIYRINKTEFDIDSTTQIGRSIHDSKDQTFLKPGNNYNLDVILAERERIDNDLKHKGYYYFSDDNFLVEVDSTIGNNKVDMFMTIKPETPEKAKTPQKIGNIYIFPNYRETTGSNRRRIPRGTEKYDGKYYIIDRENRFRKKVLANHIFLEPGKLYNRWEHQQTINHLVNLNAFKFVKNDFVDSPDSTNTLDVYYYLTPMQRRALRLELIAKTAAVYNGTEANINWTFKNAFKGFETVTLSVFGGYETQTGGNVNLNSSYIRYGTEVSINWPRLLSPYKWAPGRRYIPRTFLKVGYEFLNRRTAYTLNSFTTNFGYAWKENEQKEHNLTLAEIIYVQPRGISDEYRAQMDTVPTLRHIVDPQFSFGPNYTYTFTNTMEDKKHTFYAKAGLNTSGNILGLIQGADYKEGNIKELFGTAYSQFVKAEADLRHYMKLSASSQLASRIMIGTSYSYGNSRSLPYLKQYYTGGPNGLRAFRARSVGPGSSLPENIGEDNFFADQTGDLKLELNTEYRSKIAGMFHWAAFVDAGNVWLQREDENKPGGKFSKAFLSELAVGGGVGLRVDLDFLVIRTDFAIPFRVPYRDKGDRWVFKYIDIRERDWRRDNLVFNLAIGYPF, from the coding sequence ATGAAGAAGAGGAAGGGGAATCCAATGAGAAATAAACTAATATTACCTTGCTTTTTAGGGTTATTGCTTAGCAGTTGTAACCCCACTAAATATGTTGCAGAGAACGAAAAGCTGTATAAGGAAGGTGATGTAGTCATTCATCATGACTCTATTTCAGATGAGCGCCGAGAAGGGTTTGAAACCTTTTTAGAATCGTCGCTTATGCCGAAACCGAATAAGAAGTTTGCTGGCATTTACTTCAAATTAGGGATGTGGAATATGGGCGGTGGTCCGGATTCGACAAATAACTTTGTGCGCAAATGGTTAAAGCGCAACGGTGAAGAACCGGTATTGTTAAGCGATGTCAATCGTGAATACAATCAGAACCTCCTACGTGGTAAGATGGAGAACCTCGGTTTCTTTCAAGCACGCGTTACCTCGGATACTTTGATCGATGGCAAATTTGCTACGGTTCGATACGATGCCTTTCCTGGTAAAATTTATCGGATTAATAAGACAGAGTTTGATATTGACAGTACAACACAAATTGGGCGTTCCATTCATGACTCGAAAGACCAGACTTTTTTAAAACCCGGGAATAATTACAACTTAGATGTTATCCTAGCAGAGCGAGAACGTATTGATAATGATCTTAAGCACAAAGGCTATTACTACTTTAGCGACGACAATTTCTTAGTGGAAGTGGATAGTACCATAGGGAATAATAAAGTGGATATGTTCATGACGATCAAACCGGAGACGCCTGAAAAGGCGAAGACACCGCAAAAGATTGGCAATATCTATATCTTTCCTAATTACCGGGAAACAACAGGTTCAAACAGACGACGTATTCCTCGCGGCACAGAAAAATACGATGGTAAGTATTACATCATCGATCGTGAGAATCGCTTTCGTAAGAAGGTATTGGCAAATCACATCTTTTTGGAGCCCGGAAAATTATATAATCGTTGGGAGCATCAACAAACAATCAACCACTTGGTTAACTTAAATGCATTTAAGTTTGTGAAGAACGATTTTGTTGATAGTCCGGACTCAACCAATACGCTCGACGTTTATTATTATCTGACACCAATGCAGCGAAGAGCTCTGCGCTTAGAATTGATTGCAAAGACTGCTGCAGTATATAATGGTACGGAAGCCAATATCAATTGGACCTTTAAAAATGCTTTCAAAGGTTTTGAAACGGTGACACTTTCCGTTTTCGGTGGATATGAAACGCAAACCGGTGGTAATGTTAATTTGAATTCCAGCTATATCCGCTACGGTACTGAGGTTTCAATTAACTGGCCAAGATTACTTTCACCCTACAAATGGGCACCAGGACGACGATATATCCCTAGAACCTTCTTAAAGGTTGGATATGAATTCCTGAACAGAAGAACGGCCTATACATTAAATTCTTTTACGACGAACTTCGGATATGCATGGAAGGAGAACGAACAGAAAGAACATAATTTAACGCTTGCAGAGATTATCTATGTACAGCCTCGCGGGATCTCCGATGAATATAGGGCGCAAATGGATACTGTTCCTACCCTACGCCACATCGTTGATCCACAATTCTCATTCGGTCCTAACTATACCTATACCTTCACCAATACCATGGAGGATAAAAAGCACACTTTCTATGCGAAAGCCGGCTTAAATACGTCAGGGAATATATTGGGGTTAATACAAGGGGCAGACTACAAAGAAGGCAATATCAAAGAATTATTCGGAACGGCGTATTCACAATTTGTGAAGGCAGAGGCTGACTTACGTCATTATATGAAGCTTTCGGCATCTTCCCAATTAGCATCCCGCATTATGATTGGAACAAGTTACTCTTATGGTAACTCCCGTTCCCTACCTTATCTGAAACAATATTATACGGGTGGTCCTAATGGTTTACGTGCGTTTAGAGCACGTTCAGTAGGTCCAGGATCGTCCCTTCCCGAAAATATCGGAGAGGACAATTTCTTCGCTGATCAAACGGGAGACTTAAAGCTGGAGTTAAATACAGAATACCGTTCAAAAATTGCAGGGATGTTCCATTGGGCGGCCTTTGTCGATGCCGGAAATGTGTGGTTACAGCGTGAGGATGAGAACAAACCGGGCGGTAAATTCAGTAAAGCATTTTTATCGGAGCTTGCTGTTGGTGGCGGTGTCGGATTGCGGGTAGATTTAGATTTCTTAGTTATACGGACAGATTTTGCGATTCCGTTCCGTGTTCCATATCGCGATAAAGGGGACCGTTGGGTGTTCAAGTATATCGATATACGTGAGCGTGATTGGCGCCGGGATAACTTAGTATTCAACCTGGCGATCGGCTATCCATTCTAG
- a CDS encoding DUF6691 family protein, with product MRKVLFILLGILFGVVMYKAEAASWFRIYEMFNFQSFHMYGFIGTALVVGVIAVQLIKRSQAKDADGEKIVIADKAKSIPRYLIGGIFFGLGWALVGACPGPIFVLLGAGVYPMLIVIAFALLGTYFYGLLKNKLPH from the coding sequence ATGAGAAAAGTATTATTTATCCTTTTAGGAATATTGTTTGGTGTGGTTATGTATAAAGCGGAGGCCGCATCTTGGTTTCGCATTTATGAAATGTTCAATTTCCAATCTTTCCATATGTATGGATTTATCGGAACCGCACTTGTTGTCGGGGTTATTGCTGTGCAGCTTATAAAGCGTTCGCAAGCAAAAGATGCAGATGGGGAAAAGATTGTTATTGCAGATAAAGCCAAATCCATTCCGCGTTACCTAATCGGTGGTATCTTTTTTGGATTAGGCTGGGCTTTAGTAGGAGCCTGTCCGGGGCCAATCTTTGTTTTACTAGGCGCCGGCGTGTATCCTATGCTTATCGTTATCGCATTTGCTTTGCTAGGTACTTATTTCTATGGTTTGTTGAAGAATAAATTACCTCACTAA